CAATGGACTCGTTttgacttttctttttttacatgtaattttactACTAGGCCAATCACAAaatgttgaacaaatttttcaatttttagctCGAAATTCGTTGTTATTCTGCTGTCGAGTTAATATAATGAtactaaaatgtaaaattgtcaATGCATCTTTTGTTTACACAAGGATTGTAATTTTGCTCAATAGTGATATAATGTGTTGTAGTCTGTATTACGCAAAAAGATGGgtgtatatgtttattttttgttgcagaagctacaacaaaaaataaaactttgttgaAACTTAACATGTACCAAGGATAGATCTCCTACAGTTTTTGAATCATGTATAAATgtgttaaatatgtataatcacATCCAATCATTTGACAAAATTGAATGTTATGTAAAATGTATGAATGAATAATAACAAATCATAAGTTGCATGGCtacttcaaaaattatttcaaaaatttgcttTAAATGCAATGTTATGACTTAAACCCTTTCGCTACTGTACGCTTGTATCAAAAAATGCTCATGCACAAAAGAGAAAAACATCTCTAGTGTAaccaaaattacaaaaaattttttacaagtgATAAAGATGAAggtataaacatttaaattatttgaaatgacTTTTTTAACTTGCCTATGactaattatgaattttttgtggcatataatttttttgttatcaataATGTCGAAAACTAGAGGAAATAGTAATATATTCTCACAAAATAATCGCTCGTTAAGAGCATAAATGTAGCGAAAGGATTAATTGACTTATCATAAAAACTGTTGCTCtgttaaacaaataatacagtaaataatcaaatttaaaatcttgacttgtttttttttattataaaaaaatttgtcaacaAATCCAGTtgaactaattatattttttatagattttgaaTAAAACTTGCAGAGAGAGTTGAATAAATTTGTAGatacatttgaataaaataaaataaaaaaaggattttttttaatcacctaatcaaaaatgtaatattatcacAACACATTAATTATGGAAGTTCCACAAATCACAGTTCTCATGTAAGACTGTCTACCTTACTTTCAGCAGtgtaaaaaattgagaatatacGCTTAAATCTGGactatgaaaatataaaacatttggcATAGTGATTACATATCTTTTTTTCCCAATAAATCAAGACTAGTCACCTAAATTGGTTTTGCAACGGGACAGACTACGTTTATTGGGTATTCTCCGCGCGATGATAATGCaactcaaataaattattacttactGTTAGAAATGTGTGTGACTAGCTGACAGTTTTTATGTCAATGTAACAGCAGTATTTGTATCTCGATATTTATATCCGATTAAACTTTACAGAAATCGAATTTCTAGCAATTATCAATCAGAAGTAACACCATTTGCCAAGAATAGCGTCTTTAATAGCAGATATGTACTGTGCAGGGACCCAATATATCCAATATCTTGATGCTTCTGTAGTGCCTAATTGTATTGCCTGTaagtttttcaaagaattaaattagTCAATGACGATTGTTCAATTTTCAGGCGATATCTGAAATTAGTTGAGCGATATACATACCATAATATGATATTCGGGATGATCGTGAATAGGTTCACTGTGGACACCTTTTATCGAATTCATAGGTATTTTGTCCGTTCTTTCTTTCGTGCCGATCCAAAGTTGATCTTGTTCCAATTTAAATGTTAACCTGACTTTTCCTCCAGACTTATTTAGCATTCCAGCTAATGGAAATTCAGGCAAAGGTTCCTATGCAATTAATCGACGTCAATCATAATAGAATCGCATTTCATCGCTGTACATATTAGAGGCTTTATATCGATTATACAACCTTGCTGTCCAGTATTCCTGGCATCACATCTTCTGGAATACCTTTATCTAAAACTTTCCTATGGACTTTTTGTTGGGACAGAGGTTCTTTGCTCACCGAAGAAACAGCCTCGTCGATGAGATCTTGTTTCGTTGGAATTGACACAGCCAATACATCATCTAACTTTGATCCAACTATCATGACTTTGGCACCTTGAGCATTCGTCGTAAAGCAAGTTAGTAATCTTATTAATTGCACagagcaattaaaataaaatgtgcttTGATTCGTTTGTTGCGTTTGTTACTACCTTTCGTGACTCCCAAGTTCCTAAGAGTCTGATCGTCTTTGGCTAATCCTTTAAACATAACTTTCTG
The window above is part of the Solenopsis invicta isolate M01_SB chromosome 8, UNIL_Sinv_3.0, whole genome shotgun sequence genome. Proteins encoded here:
- the LOC105192899 gene encoding ubiquitin domain-containing protein UBFD1 isoform X1, with amino-acid sequence MEYVDTVKGDSNDDSCCNSSPCPELTSNPKSMENSATDAKESKESTMECDNTENNVDDSRNTAATILQKEPSTENIDFTVIYNKQKISVNFALDGTVAELKTHLQKIISVPQAMQKVMFKGLAKDDQTLRNLGVTKGAKVMIVGSKLDDVLAVSIPTKQDLIDEAVSSVSKEPLSQQKVHRKVLDKGIPEDVMPGILDSKEPLPEFPLAGMLNKSGGKVRLTFKLEQDQLWIGTKERTDKIPMNSIKGVHSEPIHDHPEYHIMAIQLGTTEASRYWIYWVPAQYISAIKDAILGKWCYF
- the LOC105192899 gene encoding ubiquitin domain-containing protein UBFD1 isoform X2; this encodes MENSATDAKESKESTMECDNTENNVDDSRNTAATILQKEPSTENIDFTVIYNKQKISVNFALDGTVAELKTHLQKIISVPQAMQKVMFKGLAKDDQTLRNLGVTKGAKVMIVGSKLDDVLAVSIPTKQDLIDEAVSSVSKEPLSQQKVHRKVLDKGIPEDVMPGILDSKEPLPEFPLAGMLNKSGGKVRLTFKLEQDQLWIGTKERTDKIPMNSIKGVHSEPIHDHPEYHIMAIQLGTTEASRYWIYWVPAQYISAIKDAILGKWCYF